The DNA sequence GAGAAATGTATGTTACTTAAATATGGGTGAGCACACCTACTGAGGTGGCGGCGCCATTCCCAGGTTTGGTGGATAAGGTAAAAGAACTCTCTACAATCTGCCTTTCGTGTATCTCTCAAAGCCTCAAGGATAATTGTATCGTGTAATTCACACTATTATTCAACGAGAGATTTAGCCTTCATTCATTTCCAGTACCATCCTCAAGGGAAAGATACCGCCCTTCTTCCAATAGTTAATTGGATAATTCTTTTGTACTTCGTGTTAAACACTCACCGAAGACCTATTTTTCAACGTCTATAATTCTACAGGGAGAATATAACTTATGGTATCTTTATTCATTGATGGAAAGAGGGTAGATGCGGAACCTTCTCAAACAATTCTACAAGCAGCTCAAAAAATGGGGATTCATATCCCTACTTTGTGTCATGATCCGCGTTTAGCCCCTACCGGGGCTTGCCGCATGTGTGTGGTAGAGGTAGAGGGCGCACGGCCTCTGGTAGCATCGTGTGCAACTCCTGTATCCCAAAACATGAAGATCTCTACCCGCAGTGAATCAGTCATGCGTGCACGTAAGCTTAATTTAGAACTTATCTGGTCTCACCACCCCAATGATTGTCTCACCTGTGATAAAACAGGAGAATGCCAGCTTCAGAAACTCATGTATGAATATGAGGTAAAGACCTCAAGGTTTGTAGATTGTAATCCACCACCCAGACCGGATGATTCAAATCCGGCAATTTACCGGGATATGAATAAATGTATCCTCTGTGGAAAATGCGTTAGGATTTGCGATGAGGTACAGGACCAGCATACCTGGGCATTCTCAAACCGTGGAATGCAGACCTCAATTGCAACTGCTTTTGAGAAACCGCTAAAAGACTCTAGCTGCGTATTTTGCGGGCACTGTGTTTCCGTCTGTCCGGTTGGTGCCCTTATGGATAAACCCGCTATGAAAAAAGGCCGTCCCTGGGAGACCAAAAAGGTTCGTTCGGTTTGTTGTTACTGCGGCGTAGGATGTAGTCTTGTGCTTCATGTAAAACAGGGGGAAATTATTAAGGTAACGGCAGACATGCAGTCCCCGCCTAATTACGGAAGCCTGTGTGTTAAAGGACGCTATGGATTCGAATTCTATAAAAATCATGATCGCCTAAGATCCCCGCTGATCCGTGATCATATTGACCAACCCTTTCGGGAAGCAACCTGGGAGGAGGCAATAAATCTGATAGCAAAAAAGTTCATGGAAATGAAACAGCACTATGGTCCTGATGCCTTTGGATGTCTCAGTTCCTCCCGGGGTACGAACGAAGAAAATTATTTAGCCCAGAAATTTACCCGTGCCGTAATGGGAACGAATAACATGGATAATTGTGCCCGTGTATGTCATGCACCTTCTGTTACTGGACTCAGGGCTGCGCTGGGAAGCGGAGCAGCTACCAATTCTCTGGCAGATATTGAAGGTGCGGAAGTACTGATTGTAAGCGGTTCAAATACCACAGAAGCACATCCGGTGGCAGCCTTAAAGATTAAAAAGGCGGTACGGCAGAACGGAGCCAAATTGATTGTAATCGACCCACGTGAAATAGAACTCGTCCAATACGCAACGGTATGGCTACGTTTGAAACCGGGCACTAATGTGGCCATTCTTAATGGTCTGCTCCATGTCATTTTAAAAGAAGGATTAGAGAACAAAGAGTTTATTCAGCAGCGTACAGAAAATATCGATATGCTGAGACAAGTAGTTGCACAGTATACACCTGAGAGAGTAGAAGAAATTACGGGGGTTCCTAAGGATGATATTATTAAGGCTGCCAGGATCTATGCGGGCACAAAGAAGGGTATGATTGTTTATGGATTAGGAATGACCGAGCATAAGGCCGGATCCCATGGTGTTATGTCTCTTGCAAATTTAGCACTGATTACCGGCAATATTGGTCGGCCCAATACAGGCATCAATCCTCTCCGCGGACAAAACAACGTTCAGGGATCTTGTGATATGGGTGCCTTGCCAGATGTTTATCCCTGCTATCAAAAAGTAGATGATCCTGTTGCTCATAAAAAGTTTTCTGAAGCGTGGGGTTGCCAGCTTCCTACAAAACCAGGTTTGAAGGAACCTCAAATGTACAGAGAAGCCCTGGCTGGAAAGTTAAAGGCAATGTATATCATTGGATATGATCCTGCGGCAACACAGGCAAATATACATCATGTAGTTTCCGCCATGAAAAAGCTTGAATTACTTGTGGTACAAGAGATCTTCATGACAGAGACTGCCAAATTAGCCCATGTAATCCTTCCTGCTAGTTGTTTTTTTGAGAAGGACGGCACTTTCACCAATGCAGAGAGAAGGATTAGACGATTAAACCAGGCCATACCACCACCAAAAGAGACGAGGCATGATTGGGAGATTATATGCTCAATTGCCAACGCTATGGGATATCCGATGTATTATAATCATCCAGGCGAAATTATGGAGGAAATTGCGAGTCTTACTCCAGAGTTTGCAGGGATTGATTACGGACGACTCGAGGGAGATGGATTGGTATGGCCCGTATGGAACGAGAGACATCCTGGTACGCCCATTTTGCATAAAGATACCTTTACGAGGGGAAAGGGAAGGCTCAATGACCTCTTGTATACCCCGTCAGAAGAGTTACCCGATAATGACTATCCTTTGTATTTAACAACAGGCCGTCGTCTCTATCATTATAATAACGGTTCGATGTCACTTCGGAATCCAGAGATTCGTTCGATTAGTTCCGAAGAATTTGTAGAGATACATCCGCATGATGCCGGGCTGCTTGGTATAAAAACAGGGGATAACGTGAGAGTAACATCAAGACGGGGTTCGCTGGAAGTGAAAGCATGTGTTACAACAAAATCCAGACCGGGGAGCGTATTCCTATCCTTTCATTTTCCAGAAACTCCAACAAATGTTTTGACGGGTCCCGGGGAGGATCTATTGGCGCTTACTCCTGAATATAAGGTGTGTGCTGTAAAGGTGGAGTCAGTTTCATAATTTAACGTTTAGGAATTTCAGTATTTGTTGTAGGGGCAGGTTTTAAACCTGCCCCTACTTGTGTTCTCCCAAACGGAAACAAGCAGAAACGTTTTGAATCGTACGGGGCAAGGGCAAACACAAGGTTCGCCCCTACACCGGTGTTATAAAAAAGTCGCCGAATGCCTATTTATTATAAAACAATAAGCTTCATATTTGGGGCTTGCCATTAGGAGGTGTTTATGCAAAGGGAAAAATCAGATATTTTATATACCTTAGCTCAGGCGGTAATTGATATGGACATAGACCGCGCCAAGGAAGCAGCTGCTGAGGTGATACGATGCAAAGTCGATCCTTATACGGCAATAATGGATGGGCTTGCAAAAGGAATGGATAAGGTCAATGAGTTATTCGAAAATGAGGAATATTTTGTTCCGGAGATACTCCTCTGTGCCGATGCCATGTATGCAGGGATTGAGGTACTCAAACCTTATTTGCCAAAGGAAACTGCATGGAGTAAGAAAAAGGCTGTAATTGGTGTTGTTAAAGGTGATACCCACGATATTGGGAAGAATCTGGTTAAGATAATGCTGGATAATGCCGGATTCGAGATGCATGATTTAGGCAGGAATGTACCATATGCAAAGTTTGTTGATACAGCCGGAGAGTTACAGGCAGACCTTGTTTGCCTTTCTACTCTTATGACTACAACTATGGATGGTATGCAGGTGGTTATTGAAGACCTTAAGAAGGCTGGTATAGCCTCTAAGGTTATGGTTGGTGGTGGACCAATATCTCAAGGGTTTGCAAGAAATATAGGTGCAGATGGGTATGCAAAGAATGCTGCCGAGGCGGTTAAGGTTGCCAATGATATAGTGCAGCGTATTCCTTTCAGTCCTCTCATACTTAAAACACCAGAGCTTGTAAGTGTTAAACGAGGGCAGGGAGGGACGCGATGAATTCTCGGGATGAAATGAAACCTAAGGAGAGATTACTGGCAGCTATACAGGGAAAGGAGATTGACAGGCTTTTGGTAAGCCCCCTGATCCTCAATTTTGCATCAAGGAGCTTAAATCTGAAAGTCAGTGATTTCTGTACGAACGGTAAAAATATGGGGGATGCGAATATTGCATGTTTTAAAAAATACCGGCATGATATTGTCTATATCTTTTCTACCACTTCTACACTGGCAGAAGCTATGGGTACCAGGATGTATTTTCCAGAAGATGACGCACCACAGGTAGAAACTCCGTTTATACAAGTAAGGGAAGATCTGAAAAAGCTTAGACCTGTGGACCCGGAGAAGGACGGCAGAATCCCTGTATACCTGGAAGCAGTAAAACGATGTGTGGATGCTATCGGGAATGATGTTTTTATCGTACCCGTTATTGGTGCGCCATTTACAACCTCGGCAGCTTTACGAGGAACAGAGAGATTTATCAAAGAACTCTATACAGACCCTGAATTGATACATACCCTGATGAAGGTTGCCACTCAATCGGTCAAAAACCTTATCGATGCTTATGTAAAAGTCGGCGGTGTACCAGTTACTGTTGAGCCTATAGCTACCGGCTCGATGATAAGCGAAAAACATTTTAGAGAATTTGTCTTGCCCTATCTTAAAGAGGTGTATTCACATATCCATTCTTACAAACTTCCGGGTGTACTCCATATCTGTGGAAAGACAAAAAGGGTAATACAATGCATGGCTGAAAGCGGAGCAGACATCCTGAGTATTGATAATATCAATCTTTTAGAAGCTAAGGAATTAGTAGGAGAGCAGGTTTGTTTAATGGGAAACTTAAGTCCTGCTGATGGCATGCTGAAGGGAAATCCGGAGATCATAACTGCTATGGTTAAGGATTGCGTAGCAAAGGCAGCGGATAATCCGAAGGGATATGTGGTGGCTACAGGATGCGAGGTTCCCATAAAAACACCCCATGAGAATATGATTGCATTTCTCGAGGCAGGAAGAAGGTTTGCTCGACTTCCAATTAACTTGAATTAGATATTCATAAATAGATGTACAGGAATTTCAATTCCGTAGGGCAAACCTTTAGGTTTGCACCTTTGCAAGGCTGAAGAGTCTGTGCAAAAAGTATGATTATTTTTAGTCACGATACACTATACGGCGTTTTTTCATTTAGATCAACACGGTAGATGATATTATATGACATCACTTAGGACTTTTTGCACAGACTCTTCAGGGTTGCTATCCCCACGCACTCGTTCCGGCGGGGGGGCAAGGTTAAAGCCTTGCCTTACATCTTATGAAGAAATAAAAGTCGCCGAAGGCCTAATTAAATGTATAGGAATTTCAAAGTTTTTCATTATACCGTTAACCCATCCCTATCCCAATTGTAGAGACGCAAGATTTTGCGTCTCTACAGGGGAATAAACCCACCCCTAACCTCCCAAGAGGGGAATAAAAAGTCCCCTCTTGGGAGGGGATTTAGGGGTGGGTAAAGAAAGTCGTTGGATTTTGTTTTTTAAAATCCAACCTAATTTATTTCCAAATTTTATTTAGGAACGTTATTGATAAGAAACTCTGTTTCGAATCTCTTAATAACTATGATAGAAAAAGAAAGACTTCTTAAAGTTCTTCAAGGTAAGCATGTCGATAGAACCC is a window from the Candidatus Jettenia sp. genome containing:
- the fdhF gene encoding formate dehydrogenase subunit alpha encodes the protein MVSLFIDGKRVDAEPSQTILQAAQKMGIHIPTLCHDPRLAPTGACRMCVVEVEGARPLVASCATPVSQNMKISTRSESVMRARKLNLELIWSHHPNDCLTCDKTGECQLQKLMYEYEVKTSRFVDCNPPPRPDDSNPAIYRDMNKCILCGKCVRICDEVQDQHTWAFSNRGMQTSIATAFEKPLKDSSCVFCGHCVSVCPVGALMDKPAMKKGRPWETKKVRSVCCYCGVGCSLVLHVKQGEIIKVTADMQSPPNYGSLCVKGRYGFEFYKNHDRLRSPLIRDHIDQPFREATWEEAINLIAKKFMEMKQHYGPDAFGCLSSSRGTNEENYLAQKFTRAVMGTNNMDNCARVCHAPSVTGLRAALGSGAATNSLADIEGAEVLIVSGSNTTEAHPVAALKIKKAVRQNGAKLIVIDPREIELVQYATVWLRLKPGTNVAILNGLLHVILKEGLENKEFIQQRTENIDMLRQVVAQYTPERVEEITGVPKDDIIKAARIYAGTKKGMIVYGLGMTEHKAGSHGVMSLANLALITGNIGRPNTGINPLRGQNNVQGSCDMGALPDVYPCYQKVDDPVAHKKFSEAWGCQLPTKPGLKEPQMYREALAGKLKAMYIIGYDPAATQANIHHVVSAMKKLELLVVQEIFMTETAKLAHVILPASCFFEKDGTFTNAERRIRRLNQAIPPPKETRHDWEIICSIANAMGYPMYYNHPGEIMEEIASLTPEFAGIDYGRLEGDGLVWPVWNERHPGTPILHKDTFTRGKGRLNDLLYTPSEELPDNDYPLYLTTGRRLYHYNNGSMSLRNPEIRSISSEEFVEIHPHDAGLLGIKTGDNVRVTSRRGSLEVKACVTTKSRPGSVFLSFHFPETPTNVLTGPGEDLLALTPEYKVCAVKVESVS
- a CDS encoding corrinoid protein, translating into MQREKSDILYTLAQAVIDMDIDRAKEAAAEVIRCKVDPYTAIMDGLAKGMDKVNELFENEEYFVPEILLCADAMYAGIEVLKPYLPKETAWSKKKAVIGVVKGDTHDIGKNLVKIMLDNAGFEMHDLGRNVPYAKFVDTAGELQADLVCLSTLMTTTMDGMQVVIEDLKKAGIASKVMVGGGPISQGFARNIGADGYAKNAAEAVKVANDIVQRIPFSPLILKTPELVSVKRGQGGTR
- a CDS encoding uroporphyrinogen decarboxylase family protein → MNSRDEMKPKERLLAAIQGKEIDRLLVSPLILNFASRSLNLKVSDFCTNGKNMGDANIACFKKYRHDIVYIFSTTSTLAEAMGTRMYFPEDDAPQVETPFIQVREDLKKLRPVDPEKDGRIPVYLEAVKRCVDAIGNDVFIVPVIGAPFTTSAALRGTERFIKELYTDPELIHTLMKVATQSVKNLIDAYVKVGGVPVTVEPIATGSMISEKHFREFVLPYLKEVYSHIHSYKLPGVLHICGKTKRVIQCMAESGADILSIDNINLLEAKELVGEQVCLMGNLSPADGMLKGNPEIITAMVKDCVAKAADNPKGYVVATGCEVPIKTPHENMIAFLEAGRRFARLPINLN